A genomic segment from Peribacillus sp. ACCC06369 encodes:
- a CDS encoding CtsR family transcriptional regulator, which yields MRNISDVIETYLKQVLEISQKDILEIKRSEIADKFQCVPSQINYVINTRFTIERGYVVESKRGGGGYIRIMKVESQDSVQLINQLLSLIGSRVTQSMAEGVISRLMNEEVINEREAKIMMSVIDRSVIYIDLPDRDELRARILTAMLTTLKYK from the coding sequence GTGAGAAACATATCTGATGTTATCGAAACTTATTTGAAGCAAGTGCTGGAAATAAGTCAAAAAGATATCTTAGAGATTAAAAGAAGTGAAATAGCAGATAAATTTCAGTGTGTTCCTTCTCAAATCAATTACGTAATCAATACCCGGTTTACAATCGAGAGAGGTTATGTTGTAGAGAGTAAGCGTGGAGGCGGCGGTTATATACGCATCATGAAAGTGGAATCACAGGATTCCGTGCAACTTATTAACCAATTATTATCGCTTATTGGCTCTAGGGTAACTCAATCGATGGCTGAAGGAGTAATTTCCCGGCTGATGAATGAGGAAGTCATTAATGAAAGAGAAGCAAAGATTATGATGAGTGTCATAGATAGATCGGTGATTTATATCGACCTACCTGACCGCGATGAGCTTAGGGCAAGAATTTTAACTGCGATGCTTACGACTTTAAAATATAAATGA
- a CDS encoding UvrB/UvrC motif-containing protein, whose amino-acid sequence MICQECHQRSATLHFTKIINGKKTEVMICEKCAQEKGEMFMDAGGPGFSINNLLAGLLNMESNIQQTKANAFPKSEERRCPNCHRSYKEFVHIGKFGCAECYKTFNEQLNPILKRVHSGNTAHIGKIPKRIGGTIYLRKQILDLKEVLKTHIIQEEFEKAAEVRDKVRSLEKRYDAQEGGEEL is encoded by the coding sequence TTGATTTGCCAAGAATGTCATCAAAGGTCTGCTACCCTACACTTCACCAAAATCATCAATGGAAAAAAGACTGAAGTCATGATTTGTGAGAAATGTGCTCAGGAAAAAGGTGAGATGTTCATGGATGCAGGGGGACCTGGTTTTTCAATAAATAATTTATTAGCAGGATTGTTGAATATGGAGTCGAATATTCAACAGACAAAGGCAAATGCATTTCCCAAATCGGAAGAGAGGCGTTGCCCGAATTGTCATCGTTCCTATAAAGAATTTGTCCATATTGGTAAGTTTGGCTGTGCCGAATGTTATAAAACATTCAATGAACAGTTAAACCCTATTTTAAAAAGGGTTCATAGCGGCAATACAGCACATATAGGGAAAATTCCAAAAAGGATTGGTGGCACCATATATCTTCGAAAGCAAATTTTGGATTTGAAAGAAGTTTTAAAGACCCACATTATTCAAGAGGAGTTTGAGAAAGCGGCAGAGGTAAGAGATAAGGTTCGTTCCCTTGAAAAAAGGTATGATGCACAAGAGGGAGGCGAGGAATTATGA
- a CDS encoding protein arginine kinase, giving the protein MSLEKFVENALSSWMSAEGPEIDIVLSSRIRLARNFKDFTFPTSFSNEEAKKIIELVKKRIEEEVTPEIGKLELLEIDQLQPLEKRVLVEKHLISPHLVEESAKSACLLSENEEISIMINEEDHLRIQCLMSGLQLKETLKIANVLDDWIEESIDYAYDEERGYLTSCPTNVGTGLRASVMMHLPGLVLTQQMNNIIPAINQLGLVVRGIYGEGSQALGNIFQISNQITLGKSERDIVEDLTSVVQQIIAQERSARDALARTSHIQLEDRVFRSYGILSNARIIETKEAATCISDVRLGIDLGYIKNISKSILNELMILTQSGFLQKYAGGPLKSHERDIRRAALIRERLNFTESSSS; this is encoded by the coding sequence ATGAGCTTGGAAAAGTTTGTAGAAAACGCCTTGAGTTCCTGGATGAGTGCCGAAGGGCCGGAGATCGATATTGTATTGAGTTCCAGGATTCGATTGGCCAGGAATTTCAAAGACTTTACCTTCCCAACCTCCTTTTCTAACGAAGAAGCTAAAAAAATAATTGAATTGGTCAAAAAAAGAATTGAAGAGGAAGTTACTCCAGAGATTGGGAAACTGGAACTTCTAGAGATTGACCAATTACAGCCACTGGAAAAGCGCGTTCTCGTTGAAAAACATTTAATCAGCCCTCATTTAGTTGAGGAATCAGCGAAAAGCGCATGTCTCCTTTCGGAAAATGAAGAAATCAGTATCATGATAAACGAAGAGGACCATCTTCGTATTCAGTGTTTAATGTCGGGGTTGCAGCTAAAGGAAACCTTAAAGATTGCAAATGTTCTTGACGATTGGATTGAAGAATCCATAGACTATGCATATGATGAAGAAAGAGGATACCTAACTAGTTGTCCAACTAATGTGGGAACAGGATTAAGGGCTTCAGTCATGATGCATCTGCCAGGCCTGGTCCTTACTCAGCAAATGAATAATATCATACCGGCTATCAACCAATTGGGGTTGGTGGTACGAGGGATTTATGGAGAGGGCAGTCAAGCGTTAGGGAATATCTTTCAAATCTCTAATCAAATCACTCTCGGAAAGTCGGAGAGGGATATCGTTGAAGATCTAACAAGTGTAGTGCAACAAATCATAGCCCAGGAACGGTCAGCGCGGGATGCATTAGCGAGGACTTCCCACATACAATTAGAAGATAGAGTTTTCCGTTCATATGGGATATTGTCCAATGCTCGAATCATCGAGACCAAGGAAGCTGCTACCTGTATCTCAGATGTTAGGCTAGGTATAGATCTTGGGTATATAAAAAATATTTCTAAAAGCATTCTAAATGAGTTGATGATTTTGACACAGTCGGGATTTTTACAAAAGTATGCAGGTGGCCCTTTAAAATCCCATGAAAGGGATATCCGTAGAGCAGCACTCATCCGAGAACGCTTGAATTTCACGGAATCTTCCTCCTCATAG
- the clpC gene encoding ATP-dependent protease ATP-binding subunit ClpC gives MMFGRFTERAQKVLALAQEEAIRLGHNNIGTEHILLGLVREGDGIAAKALYALGLGPDKIQKEVENLIGRGQDTAQTIHYTPRAKKVIELSMDEARKLGHSYVGTEHVLLGLIREGEGVAARVLNNLGVSLNKARQQVLQLLGSNESGGHQGSAASNASTPTLDGLARDLTAIAREGSLDPVIGRSKEIQRVIEVLSRRTKNNPVLIGEPGVGKTAIAEGLAQQIINNEVPEILRDKRVMTLDMGTVVAGTKYRGEFEDRLKKVMDEIRQAGNIILFIDELHTLIGAGGAEGAIDASNILKPSLARGELQCIGATTLDEYRKYIEKDAALERRFQPIQVDEPTMKESIQILKGLRDRYEAHHRVSITDEAIDAAVKLSDRYISDRFLPDKAIDLIDEAGSKVRLRSYTTPPNLKELEVKLDDVRKEKDASVQSQEFEKAASLRDTEQRLREQLEETKKTWKEKQGQENSEVTVDDIAHVVSSWTGVPVTKLAQTESDKLLNMESILHDRVIGQEEAVIAVSKAVRRARAGLKDPKRPIGSFIFLGPTGVGKTELARALAESIFGDEDAMIRIDMSEYMEKHSTSRLVGSPPGYVGYEEGGQLTEKVRRKPYSVVLLDEIEKAHPDVFNILLQVLEDGRLTDSKGRTVDFRNTILIMTSNVGASALKIDKYVGFNIQDTGQDYKNMKGKVMEELKRAFRPEFLNRIDETIVFHSLEKDHLKQIVTLMSNQLTTRLKEQEIYLELTDAAREKIATEGFDPEYGARPIRRALQKHVEDYLSEELLKGNVKKGQTVVMDVVNNEFAIRQGEPVNVSE, from the coding sequence ATGATGTTTGGTCGTTTTACTGAAAGAGCCCAGAAAGTATTAGCATTAGCCCAAGAAGAGGCAATCCGTTTAGGTCATAACAATATTGGCACGGAACATATTTTACTGGGCCTGGTCCGAGAAGGTGATGGCATTGCAGCCAAAGCGTTATATGCTCTTGGATTGGGACCGGATAAGATTCAGAAAGAAGTGGAAAATTTAATTGGCCGTGGACAGGATACGGCTCAAACGATACATTATACCCCAAGAGCTAAGAAAGTCATTGAGCTTTCCATGGATGAGGCGAGAAAATTAGGTCATTCATATGTTGGAACAGAGCATGTACTTCTTGGTCTGATACGAGAAGGGGAAGGTGTAGCCGCCCGCGTGTTGAATAATCTGGGAGTAAGTTTAAATAAAGCCCGACAACAGGTATTACAACTTTTGGGCAGCAATGAATCAGGTGGTCATCAAGGTTCAGCTGCTTCAAATGCTAGCACACCGACACTGGATGGCCTTGCCCGTGATTTAACAGCGATTGCCCGGGAAGGAAGCTTGGATCCCGTTATCGGAAGAAGTAAGGAAATACAACGTGTCATTGAGGTATTAAGCCGTCGTACAAAAAATAACCCAGTATTAATCGGTGAACCTGGGGTAGGTAAAACAGCCATTGCTGAAGGGCTTGCCCAACAGATCATCAATAATGAGGTACCTGAAATTTTACGAGATAAACGCGTAATGACCCTAGATATGGGTACTGTTGTGGCAGGTACTAAATATCGGGGTGAATTCGAGGACCGATTGAAGAAAGTGATGGATGAAATTCGTCAGGCGGGTAATATCATCTTATTCATCGATGAATTGCACACATTGATTGGTGCAGGCGGTGCAGAAGGTGCAATCGATGCCTCCAATATCCTTAAACCATCATTGGCCCGTGGTGAATTACAATGTATCGGTGCTACCACTTTGGATGAGTACCGTAAGTATATTGAAAAAGATGCTGCGCTTGAACGTCGTTTCCAGCCAATCCAAGTAGATGAACCGACCATGAAAGAATCCATTCAAATTCTCAAGGGTTTGCGTGACCGTTATGAAGCCCATCACCGTGTCTCGATTACTGACGAAGCGATTGATGCCGCAGTCAAATTATCCGACCGTTATATTTCCGATCGCTTTTTACCGGACAAAGCGATTGACTTGATTGATGAAGCTGGATCCAAGGTTAGGTTACGTTCATACACAACGCCACCAAACTTAAAGGAACTTGAAGTGAAGCTAGATGATGTTCGTAAGGAAAAGGATGCTTCCGTTCAGAGCCAGGAATTTGAAAAAGCTGCTTCGCTTCGCGATACAGAACAACGCTTAAGAGAACAATTGGAAGAAACGAAAAAGACTTGGAAAGAAAAACAAGGGCAAGAGAACAGTGAAGTGACTGTGGATGATATTGCGCACGTCGTATCCAGCTGGACGGGAGTTCCAGTCACTAAACTGGCGCAAACAGAGTCAGATAAACTGCTTAATATGGAATCAATCCTCCACGATCGCGTAATTGGGCAGGAAGAGGCCGTCATTGCGGTTTCTAAAGCAGTACGACGCGCAAGAGCAGGTTTAAAAGATCCTAAACGTCCAATTGGTTCATTCATCTTCTTGGGACCTACAGGGGTCGGTAAAACCGAGCTTGCCCGTGCTTTAGCTGAATCCATTTTTGGTGATGAAGATGCTATGATCCGTATAGATATGTCCGAATATATGGAGAAACATTCGACTTCACGTCTTGTTGGATCCCCTCCAGGATATGTTGGATACGAAGAAGGCGGACAGTTAACGGAAAAAGTGCGGAGGAAACCATATTCAGTCGTTCTGCTTGATGAAATAGAAAAGGCACATCCAGATGTCTTCAATATTCTTCTTCAAGTTTTGGAAGATGGAAGACTGACAGATTCCAAGGGGCGTACTGTCGATTTCAGGAATACCATTCTGATTATGACATCGAATGTAGGGGCATCTGCCTTGAAAATTGATAAGTATGTCGGCTTTAACATCCAGGATACCGGCCAGGATTACAAAAATATGAAAGGGAAAGTGATGGAAGAACTCAAACGAGCATTCCGTCCGGAATTCCTGAATCGTATTGATGAAACTATCGTGTTCCACTCATTAGAGAAGGATCATTTAAAACAAATCGTCACATTAATGTCAAATCAGCTTACTACCCGTTTGAAAGAACAGGAAATATACTTGGAACTGACAGATGCTGCTAGAGAAAAAATTGCTACGGAAGGTTTCGATCCTGAATATGGGGCACGACCAATCCGCAGGGCGCTTCAGAAGCATGTAGAAGATTATCTTTCCGAGGAGTTGCTTAAGGGTAACGTGAAAAAAGGGCAAACGGTCGTGATGGATGTCGTGAATAATGAGTTTGCAATCCGACAAGGTGAGCCTGTTAATGTAAGTGAATAA
- the radA gene encoding DNA repair protein RadA encodes MAVKKKTKFMCQSCGYESAKWMGKCPGCGEWNKMVEETEIVKPARKGAFTHSEVRGSGEREKAAPITTIQSEKEPRIKTDLMELNRALGGGIVQGSLVLIGGDPGIGKSTLLLQVSSQLAHKQKKVLYISGEESVKQTKLRADRLGTMSENLFVYAETDMDYIQQAITEVKPDLVIIDSIQTVYHSEVTSAPGSVSQVRECTASLMRIAKTNGIAIFIVGHVTKEGAIAGPRLLEHMVDTVLYFEGERHHTYRIIRAVKNRFGSTNEMGIFEMKEHGLEEVANPSEIFLEERSQGASGSTVVASMEGTRPVLVEIQALISPTSFGNPRRMATGIDHNRVSLLMAVLEKRVGLLLQNQDAYLKVAGGVKLDEPAIDLAVAISIASSFRDKPTNPTDCIIGEVGLTGEVRRVSRIEQRVQEAAKLGFERVIIPANNIGGWTAPKGIKVVGVSSVSEALQQSLGG; translated from the coding sequence ATGGCTGTAAAGAAGAAAACCAAATTTATGTGTCAGTCTTGTGGATATGAATCCGCGAAATGGATGGGGAAATGCCCAGGTTGCGGTGAATGGAACAAAATGGTCGAGGAAACTGAAATCGTTAAACCTGCTAGAAAAGGTGCTTTTACCCATTCCGAGGTTAGAGGTTCCGGGGAAAGGGAAAAGGCAGCGCCCATAACTACTATTCAATCAGAAAAAGAACCACGGATTAAGACGGATTTAATGGAATTGAATCGTGCTCTTGGGGGCGGGATCGTACAGGGGTCACTTGTATTGATCGGAGGCGATCCGGGTATAGGTAAATCGACTCTACTTTTGCAGGTATCCTCCCAATTGGCACATAAACAGAAAAAAGTGCTTTATATATCAGGTGAAGAGTCAGTCAAGCAAACCAAATTGAGAGCGGACCGGCTTGGGACCATGTCAGAAAATCTATTTGTCTATGCTGAAACCGATATGGACTATATCCAACAGGCGATTACAGAGGTAAAACCGGATTTGGTCATTATTGACTCCATTCAAACGGTGTACCATTCGGAGGTTACATCTGCCCCGGGAAGCGTTTCACAAGTTAGGGAATGCACAGCCTCACTCATGCGCATTGCTAAAACGAATGGGATTGCGATCTTTATCGTCGGACACGTTACAAAAGAAGGGGCCATTGCAGGGCCACGGCTGCTTGAGCATATGGTAGACACCGTTTTATATTTCGAAGGTGAAAGACACCATACATATCGAATCATACGTGCTGTCAAAAACCGATTTGGTTCGACGAATGAGATGGGTATATTTGAAATGAAAGAACATGGTTTGGAAGAGGTCGCGAATCCATCGGAAATTTTCCTTGAAGAACGGTCTCAAGGAGCTTCGGGTTCCACAGTAGTCGCATCCATGGAAGGAACAAGGCCGGTGCTTGTTGAAATTCAAGCATTGATTTCACCTACTAGTTTTGGCAATCCAAGGCGAATGGCCACAGGGATAGACCACAATCGAGTTTCGCTCTTAATGGCTGTTCTGGAAAAGAGAGTGGGCTTGCTGCTCCAAAACCAAGATGCGTATTTAAAGGTTGCTGGTGGTGTCAAGCTGGATGAACCGGCAATTGATCTCGCCGTCGCAATCAGCATTGCCTCTAGTTTCCGTGATAAACCAACAAACCCTACCGATTGCATCATTGGTGAAGTGGGGCTGACTGGGGAGGTAAGAAGAGTGTCAAGAATTGAACAAAGGGTGCAAGAAGCAGCAAAACTAGGGTTTGAGCGGGTGATCATACCGGCTAATAATATAGGGGGATGGACCGCGCCAAAAGGTATTAAGGTCGTTGGTGTTTCATCGGTCTCGGAGGCTCTTCAACAATCGTTAGGGGGGTAA
- the disA gene encoding DNA integrity scanning diadenylate cyclase DisA translates to MTDKKGYEKTKLEILQIVAPGTPLREGIENVLRANTGGLIVVGYNEKVRTIVDGGFEINCSCTPSTLYELAKMDGAIILNEKADTIIFANAQLVPDNSTPSTETGMRHRTAERVARETKSLVVAISQRRNVITLYQGNFRYALKDIGVILAKANLAIQTLEKYKVVLQQSISVLGALEFEEIVTYADLLQVLHRYVMVLRIKAELLTYLNELGTEGRLIRLQMNEILADIETEGKWLIKDYISSNDEKPEDIIFRLQELAMQEKLDESILLKVLGYHGYIHLDESVHPRGYRILHKIPRLPGLIIENLVKQFGSFSEVNKATVQNLDDVEGIGEVRANKIKEGLRILKNQLVTNRRM, encoded by the coding sequence ATGACAGATAAAAAAGGGTATGAGAAAACAAAATTGGAGATTCTGCAAATTGTAGCTCCAGGTACCCCGCTTCGGGAGGGTATTGAAAATGTCCTGAGGGCAAATACGGGTGGTTTGATAGTGGTTGGATATAACGAGAAGGTTCGCACTATCGTAGATGGCGGCTTCGAAATCAACTGTAGCTGTACCCCAAGTACATTGTATGAGCTGGCGAAGATGGACGGGGCCATCATTTTAAATGAAAAAGCCGATACGATCATTTTCGCAAATGCCCAATTAGTGCCGGATAACAGTACACCTTCCACTGAAACGGGAATGCGGCATCGGACAGCGGAACGTGTAGCAAGGGAGACCAAGTCGTTGGTCGTCGCAATATCACAACGCCGGAATGTCATCACTTTATATCAAGGCAATTTCCGGTATGCCCTCAAAGATATAGGGGTCATACTTGCTAAGGCTAATTTAGCCATTCAAACCTTGGAAAAATACAAGGTGGTCCTACAGCAGAGCATATCAGTATTAGGAGCATTAGAGTTTGAGGAAATCGTGACCTATGCTGATCTTTTGCAGGTATTGCACCGTTATGTAATGGTACTCAGAATCAAGGCGGAGCTACTTACTTACCTTAATGAGCTTGGTACGGAAGGAAGATTGATCCGTCTGCAAATGAATGAAATCCTGGCAGATATTGAAACGGAAGGAAAGTGGCTTATCAAGGACTATATTTCCAGTAATGATGAAAAACCAGAGGATATCATTTTTCGGCTTCAAGAGTTGGCCATGCAGGAAAAATTGGACGAAAGCATACTTCTAAAGGTGCTGGGCTATCACGGATACATACATCTTGATGAGTCAGTACATCCCCGTGGTTACCGTATTCTTCATAAGATTCCACGCTTGCCGGGTTTGATTATCGAAAATTTAGTGAAACAGTTCGGAAGCTTTAGCGAAGTCAATAAAGCAACAGTTCAAAACCTTGACGATGTAGAGGGTATTGGCGAAGTTCGTGCCAATAAAATTAAAGAAGGACTCCGCATTTTAAAAAATCAGTTGGTCACAAATAGAAGGATGTAA
- a CDS encoding PIN/TRAM domain-containing protein, whose translation MLKRIIQACFLIVGGTLGMLLIPELLIVLHADDIALINNPYVSVLLGAIIFYLITFWAVDHVIYFMKWLEEQLVKIPITDIIFGSVGLLVGLLAAFLVGSAFSAIKVVPIILTLLFGYLGFQVGFKKRDELLSLFTKSNKKKNTDGEVSEEDEEGYSKRLKILDTSVIIDGRIADICQTGFLEGTIVIPQFVLNELQHIADSSDALKRNRGRRGLDILNRIQKDLPIKVEMYEGDFEDIQEVDSKLVKLAKISGGMVVTNDFNLNKVCEFQNVAVLNINDLANAVKPVVLPGEEMNVQVIKDGKEQNQGIAYLDDGTMIVVEGGRDHIGKRIDVLVTSVLQTSAGRMIFAKPKLLEKAL comes from the coding sequence ATGTTAAAACGCATTATACAAGCATGCTTCTTAATAGTCGGCGGAACACTTGGTATGTTACTTATTCCAGAATTATTAATTGTTTTACATGCAGACGATATTGCTTTAATAAACAATCCTTATGTAAGTGTACTGTTGGGTGCCATTATCTTTTATCTTATTACTTTTTGGGCAGTAGATCATGTGATCTATTTTATGAAGTGGCTGGAGGAACAGCTTGTTAAGATACCGATTACGGACATAATCTTTGGCAGCGTCGGTCTTTTAGTGGGACTGCTTGCGGCGTTCTTGGTTGGTTCCGCCTTCAGTGCCATCAAGGTGGTTCCTATCATCCTTACGCTTTTATTTGGTTATCTTGGTTTCCAGGTGGGCTTTAAAAAACGTGATGAACTATTGAGTTTATTTACGAAAAGTAATAAGAAAAAGAATACTGATGGTGAAGTAAGTGAAGAGGACGAAGAGGGGTATAGCAAGCGGCTGAAGATTCTCGATACAAGCGTCATCATTGACGGTAGAATTGCGGATATCTGTCAGACAGGCTTTCTGGAGGGTACCATAGTCATCCCTCAATTCGTATTAAACGAACTACAGCACATTGCTGATTCATCTGATGCATTGAAAAGGAATCGTGGAAGACGTGGTTTGGATATCCTGAATCGGATTCAAAAAGACCTTCCGATTAAAGTGGAGATGTACGAGGGAGATTTTGAAGACATCCAGGAAGTGGATAGTAAACTTGTGAAGCTTGCCAAAATATCGGGCGGAATGGTCGTTACCAATGATTTCAATTTAAACAAAGTATGCGAGTTTCAAAATGTGGCGGTCCTTAATATCAATGACCTTGCCAATGCCGTAAAACCTGTTGTACTTCCTGGGGAAGAGATGAATGTTCAGGTCATTAAGGACGGGAAAGAGCAGAATCAGGGCATTGCTTATTTAGACGATGGTACAATGATCGTTGTAGAAGGTGGTCGTGACCATATTGGGAAACGAATCGATGTACTTGTCACAAGTGTACTGCAAACCTCTGCAGGACGTATGATATTCGCTAAACCGAAACTATTAGAAAAAGCATTATAA
- the ispD gene encoding 2-C-methyl-D-erythritol 4-phosphate cytidylyltransferase: MFYEVVIPAAGQGKRMKAGKNKLFIELSGIPIIVYTLRVFEEDPDCRGIILSINPAEKDYFSQLIATYGLKKVKKLVMGGKERQQSVYNGLQHAGEEIILVHDGARPFINPGQIGELTTAASLHGGAVIAVPVKDTIKKVTDKMVLETVERSSLWAVQTPQAFRVSILKRAYEQAEAEAFLGTDDASLLERINEQVVIIEGNYDNIKITTQEDLYFAEAILHKQQHGKR, encoded by the coding sequence ATGTTTTATGAAGTAGTGATACCTGCAGCTGGACAAGGAAAAAGAATGAAGGCGGGCAAGAATAAACTTTTTATTGAACTATCGGGTATCCCGATTATTGTTTATACACTTCGTGTCTTTGAAGAAGATCCTGACTGCCGGGGGATTATCCTTTCAATAAACCCGGCAGAAAAGGATTATTTCAGTCAATTGATAGCAACGTATGGGCTTAAAAAGGTCAAGAAACTCGTCATGGGTGGCAAGGAGCGCCAACAAAGCGTTTATAATGGGCTGCAACATGCTGGGGAAGAAATCATTCTGGTCCACGACGGGGCTCGCCCTTTTATCAATCCAGGGCAAATCGGAGAATTGACTACCGCAGCTTCCCTTCATGGAGGTGCTGTCATTGCAGTGCCCGTAAAGGATACGATTAAAAAAGTTACTGATAAAATGGTATTGGAAACGGTGGAACGATCAAGCTTGTGGGCGGTGCAAACTCCACAAGCTTTTCGTGTATCCATATTAAAAAGGGCGTATGAACAGGCAGAGGCTGAAGCTTTTTTAGGGACGGACGATGCAAGTTTGCTAGAACGGATCAATGAACAGGTAGTTATTATTGAGGGCAATTATGATAATATTAAAATTACGACTCAGGAAGACCTATATTTTGCAGAAGCGATTTTACATAAACAACAACATGGAAAACGATGA
- the ispF gene encoding 2-C-methyl-D-erythritol 2,4-cyclodiphosphate synthase yields the protein MFRIGQGYDVHQLVEGRPLIIGGITIPHEKGLLGHSDADVLLHTVADACLGAIGAGDIGKHFPDTDPKFKDADSAKLLQYIWAIVKKEGYSLGNADCTIIAQSPKMAPYIEEMRGRIAELLDASIDRINVKATTTEKLGFTGRSEGIAAQAVVLLVKSN from the coding sequence ATGTTTCGAATTGGACAAGGATATGACGTTCATCAGCTTGTAGAGGGTAGACCTTTGATTATTGGCGGAATTACGATTCCGCATGAGAAAGGTTTGTTAGGTCATTCGGATGCGGATGTCCTTTTGCATACTGTTGCTGATGCCTGCTTGGGGGCAATCGGTGCAGGGGATATCGGTAAGCATTTTCCGGATACCGATCCTAAATTTAAAGATGCCGATTCGGCAAAGCTGTTGCAGTATATTTGGGCGATTGTAAAAAAAGAAGGATATTCTTTAGGTAATGCGGACTGTACAATCATTGCACAAAGCCCGAAAATGGCACCGTATATTGAGGAAATGCGAGGCAGGATTGCAGAACTTTTAGATGCCTCGATAGATAGAATTAATGTAAAGGCGACCACTACAGAGAAACTTGGATTTACAGGCAGAAGCGAAGGAATCGCTGCACAGGCTGTTGTCTTATTGGTTAAATCAAACTAA